Proteins from a single region of Negativicoccus succinicivorans:
- a CDS encoding Abi family protein: MKPFKTYDEQLEIIKSRNLLPDCDLEFLLNYINYPALLKILAHIKDTAEPNLSFSLPDSVSEKEREKFSLELRKFVISHNTNYVKDILKTDGYYNVINLYNKPFLTAPDQYKEGIDFFTLYSFHQIDRRIKSVIFYPILQCEEVLKTTIAYEFAKKYGPHADTVVDDNYKEPYLQSENYQNGAEQLIDGFSTLFNGNTPSFVHYRKNHGHIPIWVFINRLMLGDICQFYKKLKIQSLIAENFALTPSQLRTTMETLRVIRNVCAHSGSFINKDDLPLMKNGIPLILDFCSRFEISQKHLLRNNILLLFIIFKYLLPASIFSSVSKEFSTTIFRYLDHAPVPLANDFIYNRFNIFSESDFNRKVEYIARYDVFH, translated from the coding sequence ATGAAACCATTTAAAACATACGACGAACAACTTGAAATCATCAAATCTAGGAATCTTTTACCGGATTGCGACCTAGAGTTTTTACTAAACTACATCAATTACCCCGCTTTACTTAAAATCCTAGCGCATATAAAAGACACCGCTGAGCCAAATTTATCTTTCTCTCTTCCCGATTCTGTGAGCGAAAAAGAGAGAGAAAAATTTTCTTTAGAGCTTAGAAAGTTTGTTATCTCCCACAACACTAACTACGTAAAAGACATCCTTAAAACCGATGGCTACTACAATGTCATTAACCTATACAATAAACCATTTTTAACTGCGCCCGATCAATATAAAGAAGGCATCGACTTTTTTACCCTTTATAGTTTTCATCAAATAGACCGCCGGATAAAATCAGTCATTTTTTACCCCATTCTTCAGTGCGAAGAGGTGCTCAAAACAACTATTGCTTATGAATTTGCGAAAAAATACGGACCCCACGCAGATACGGTCGTAGACGATAATTATAAAGAGCCTTATTTGCAAAGTGAAAATTATCAAAACGGTGCAGAACAACTGATCGACGGCTTTAGTACATTATTTAACGGGAACACACCTTCATTTGTGCATTATAGGAAAAATCACGGGCACATACCAATTTGGGTGTTTATCAACCGCCTAATGCTTGGCGACATTTGCCAATTCTATAAAAAGCTAAAGATACAATCTCTCATTGCAGAAAACTTCGCCTTAACACCAAGCCAATTACGTACCACGATGGAAACGCTACGTGTAATACGCAATGTCTGCGCCCACTCTGGAAGCTTTATAAACAAAGACGATTTACCCTTAATGAAAAATGGCATCCCACTTATTTTAGACTTTTGCAGTCGCTTCGAAATATCTCAAAAGCACCTGCTGCGAAATAATATTCTGCTACTATTCATTATTTTCAAATACCTACTTCCCGCAAGTATTTTTTCATCAGTGTCAAAAGAGTTCAGTACTACGATTTTCAGATACCTAGATCACGCACCGGTGCCACTCGCTAATGATTTCATTTACAACCGCTTCAATATCTTCAGTG